One genomic segment of Microbacterium sp. ProA8 includes these proteins:
- a CDS encoding LysR family substrate-binding domain-containing protein, giving the protein MAKGGSRAGGRGRDAAGKRRGAASGSAPKAKPAKPQPVKPRRPQPSPGPSPTPPAEPPVPTTFLLGAIPGATPGKWIDTWKERMPRTSLELVPLAFADQRRPLVDGEVDAALVRLPIDKDGLHVIPLYEEVPVVVCAKDSHLTAVEELDTADLAGEVLIIPADDVLGIHVPGTEKPRFAPPADTAEAIATVAAGVGIVIVPMSLARLHQRKDVEYRPLLDGPASTVALAWAADRTTPAVDTFVGIVRGRTANSSRG; this is encoded by the coding sequence ATGGCGAAGGGCGGGTCGCGCGCAGGCGGACGGGGACGGGATGCCGCGGGCAAGCGCCGTGGCGCAGCATCCGGCTCCGCTCCGAAGGCGAAGCCCGCGAAGCCGCAGCCCGTCAAGCCCCGCCGGCCGCAGCCGTCGCCCGGGCCGTCGCCCACTCCTCCCGCCGAGCCGCCCGTGCCGACGACGTTCCTCCTCGGCGCGATCCCCGGTGCCACACCCGGCAAGTGGATCGACACCTGGAAGGAACGGATGCCGCGCACGAGCCTCGAACTCGTGCCACTGGCCTTCGCCGACCAGCGACGGCCCCTCGTCGACGGCGAGGTCGACGCCGCGCTCGTGCGTCTGCCGATCGACAAGGACGGGCTGCACGTCATCCCGCTCTACGAAGAGGTTCCCGTCGTGGTCTGCGCGAAGGACTCGCACCTGACGGCCGTCGAAGAACTCGACACCGCCGACCTCGCCGGGGAGGTGCTCATCATTCCGGCGGACGACGTGCTCGGCATCCATGTCCCCGGCACCGAGAAGCCGCGCTTCGCTCCCCCTGCCGACACGGCCGAGGCGATCGCGACCGTCGCCGCAGGGGTGGGGATCGTCATCGTGCCGATGTCGCTCGCGCGGCTTCACCAGCGCAAGGACGTCGAGTACCGACCGCTCCTGGACGGCCCTGCGTCCACGGTCGCGCTGGCGTGGGCCGCGGACCGCACCACGCCCGCGGTCGACACCTTCGTGGGCATCGTGCGCGGGCGCACCGCGAACTCCTCCCGCGGCTGA
- a CDS encoding CHAT domain-containing protein translates to MLHGQLGLLALERGALDEAVSWLDKAIDGIGDEAEHRAPMLLNRSLAHSQAGRFRAARADLERAAPDYAATGNDVERAMAVHNAGYVALLEGDLIAALSTMAAARDALAAASDVNAAICDLDRAEVLRDAGLVVEAENSLVRVAQTFGANRMPQARGEAEFHLARALLTHAPARAEQVARRAAQRFRRVHSEWWALRADGIRLRAALLSSIPDGGDRRSAGSGSARRVDLGAVGELSDALRSHGLEAEAEALQLTADLWRARVGIDDHQHHGVRVRSTAPIQLTLLTRQVQAARALAQGREDLVRTRAAAGLDALSEWQASFGSLDLATSLVMYGEGLIYAGLQSAVRSMRPDVVFEWSERARFLNQEVVPLRPPPDPELAADLTELRALRVEGGPDWLTSGRARELGEQLRQRQWATSGAAGRRSRASLGELQAGLDDETASVSYVFDRTGMVAVAARRDHARVVQIEAWPEVARSVAALRAEADVSAAVRAGPMAAVVQRSLDERVASLSAALLAPVAEVVGDRKLVLSVPGILGGIPWALLPALRGRVFTVATSASQWLATREHADGRRVAFAAGPRVERAGEEVARAAEAWPDPIVLRDEDASVMALTRAASHVDILHVAAHGRHSAEHPLFSGLQLHDGTLFGYDVDLIEKVPHTVVLSACEVGRSSIRWHEEAVGMTRVWLHAGSRSVVAAPVVVADDAACDLLGAMHEGLAAGVAPSIALAEASRRTGIVAPFQVHGAGF, encoded by the coding sequence ATGCTCCACGGCCAGCTGGGACTGCTGGCGCTGGAGCGAGGTGCACTCGATGAAGCGGTGAGCTGGCTGGACAAAGCGATCGACGGCATCGGGGACGAGGCAGAGCATCGGGCCCCGATGCTGCTCAACCGCAGCCTCGCGCACAGTCAGGCCGGGCGTTTCCGTGCAGCCAGGGCGGACCTCGAACGTGCCGCACCCGACTACGCGGCCACCGGCAACGATGTCGAGCGCGCCATGGCGGTCCACAACGCCGGGTACGTCGCCCTCCTGGAAGGCGACCTGATCGCGGCCCTGTCGACGATGGCGGCGGCGCGGGACGCGCTCGCCGCAGCCTCGGACGTCAACGCCGCGATCTGCGACCTCGACAGAGCCGAGGTTCTGCGCGACGCGGGCCTGGTCGTCGAAGCCGAGAACAGTCTGGTCCGGGTCGCCCAGACGTTCGGGGCGAACCGGATGCCACAGGCCCGCGGGGAGGCCGAATTCCACCTCGCCCGAGCCTTGCTCACACACGCTCCCGCCCGCGCGGAGCAGGTCGCGCGTCGTGCGGCGCAGCGGTTCCGCAGGGTGCACTCCGAGTGGTGGGCGCTCCGCGCCGACGGCATCCGGCTGCGAGCCGCTCTCCTGTCGTCGATTCCGGATGGCGGCGACCGCCGCAGCGCCGGCAGCGGCTCCGCGCGGCGCGTCGATCTCGGCGCGGTCGGCGAATTGTCCGACGCGCTCCGGAGTCACGGGCTCGAGGCGGAGGCGGAGGCGCTTCAGCTCACCGCAGACCTGTGGCGCGCGCGGGTCGGCATCGACGACCATCAGCACCACGGGGTGCGCGTCCGTTCGACCGCCCCGATCCAGCTCACCCTGCTCACCCGCCAGGTGCAGGCTGCCCGCGCTCTCGCGCAGGGACGTGAAGATCTGGTGCGCACTCGTGCGGCCGCCGGCCTCGACGCGCTCAGCGAATGGCAGGCGTCGTTCGGCAGCCTGGACCTCGCGACCTCGCTCGTGATGTACGGAGAGGGGCTGATCTACGCCGGGCTCCAGTCGGCCGTTCGTTCCATGCGGCCGGACGTGGTGTTCGAGTGGTCTGAACGCGCGCGATTCCTGAATCAGGAGGTCGTGCCGCTTCGCCCGCCGCCCGATCCCGAGTTGGCGGCGGATCTGACCGAGCTTCGCGCGCTGCGTGTCGAGGGCGGGCCCGATTGGCTCACGTCAGGCAGGGCGAGGGAACTGGGCGAACAGCTGCGTCAGCGGCAGTGGGCCACCTCGGGTGCGGCGGGACGACGTTCCCGCGCGTCGCTCGGCGAGCTGCAGGCGGGCTTGGACGACGAGACGGCCTCGGTCTCGTACGTGTTCGATCGCACGGGGATGGTGGCCGTCGCGGCGCGGCGGGATCATGCCCGGGTGGTGCAGATAGAGGCATGGCCGGAGGTGGCGCGAAGCGTGGCTGCGCTGCGGGCGGAGGCGGACGTGAGCGCAGCCGTCCGCGCCGGTCCGATGGCCGCTGTCGTGCAGCGCTCGCTCGATGAACGCGTCGCATCGCTGTCCGCAGCGCTGCTCGCTCCGGTGGCTGAGGTCGTCGGCGATCGGAAGCTGGTGCTCAGCGTCCCCGGCATCCTCGGCGGCATCCCGTGGGCGCTCCTGCCGGCCCTTCGCGGGCGGGTCTTCACCGTGGCCACGTCCGCGTCGCAGTGGCTTGCGACGAGGGAGCACGCCGACGGTCGGCGGGTCGCCTTCGCGGCAGGCCCCCGAGTCGAGCGTGCCGGTGAGGAAGTGGCTCGGGCAGCGGAGGCATGGCCCGATCCCATCGTGCTGCGCGATGAGGACGCGTCGGTCATGGCGCTCACCCGTGCCGCGTCCCACGTCGACATCCTCCACGTCGCCGCACATGGCCGCCATTCCGCGGAGCACCCGCTGTTCTCGGGTCTGCAACTCCACGACGGAACCCTGTTCGGCTACGACGTCGATCTGATCGAGAAAGTGCCGCACACCGTTGTGCTGTCGGCGTGCGAGGTCGGCCGGTCGTCGATCCGCTGGCACGAGGAGGCTGTCGGGATGACCCGCGTCTGGCTCCACGCTGGATCGCGCAGCGTCGTCGCGGCGCCTGTCGTGGTCGCCGACGACGCGGCGTGCGACCTCTTGGGAGCGATGCACGAAGGCCTGGCAGCGGGGGTCGCACCGTCGATCGCACTGGCGGAGGCGTCTCGGCGGACGGGGATCGTGGCCCCGTTCCAGGTGCACGGCGCCGGCTTCTGA
- a CDS encoding DUF1304 domain-containing protein, which translates to MVAILATVFAALAALLHVYIFVMESVQWTQPKVWKRFGVADQAAADTTKPMAYNQGFYNLYLAIGVVLGLVLIYAGADAAPVRAAGLALVLFSLGSMIAAALVLLTTGMRYLRAALIQGTLPLIGFVLFLFA; encoded by the coding sequence ATGGTGGCTATCCTCGCAACGGTCTTCGCAGCGCTGGCGGCGCTGCTGCACGTGTACATCTTCGTGATGGAGAGCGTGCAGTGGACGCAGCCCAAGGTCTGGAAACGCTTCGGCGTCGCCGACCAGGCGGCCGCCGACACGACGAAGCCGATGGCCTACAACCAGGGGTTCTACAACCTCTACCTCGCCATCGGCGTCGTGCTCGGCCTCGTGCTGATCTATGCGGGAGCGGATGCCGCACCCGTCCGCGCGGCGGGCCTCGCGCTCGTGCTGTTCAGCCTGGGCTCGATGATCGCGGCGGCGCTCGTGCTGCTCACCACGGGCATGCGGTATCTTCGCGCTGCGCTCATCCAGGGGACGCTGCCGCTCATCGGCTTCGTGCTGTTCCTGTTCGCCTGA
- a CDS encoding sigma-70 family RNA polymerase sigma factor, whose amino-acid sequence MTQAGAEPSVDSAEPARWERAAALFVRWREGDSRAMDELVRLMTPPLWHVVRAYGVDPALAQDVVQTTWLTLVRRHETINDPLAVSGWLTMCARREAWRVGKQHRRADATEAESLEPHLPVHESAEQTAAQDDETRRLWTAVATLNDRCQRLLRIVAFEDRPDYARIAEDLAMPIGSIGPTRQRCLAKLRAVLEGDGWRGDDDGN is encoded by the coding sequence ATGACACAGGCTGGCGCCGAGCCATCCGTCGACTCTGCTGAGCCGGCGCGATGGGAGCGCGCCGCCGCACTCTTCGTGCGGTGGCGTGAGGGTGACAGCCGTGCGATGGACGAGCTCGTCCGCCTGATGACGCCGCCGTTGTGGCACGTCGTGCGGGCGTACGGAGTCGACCCTGCGCTGGCACAGGATGTCGTCCAGACGACCTGGCTGACGCTCGTACGCCGTCACGAGACCATCAACGACCCCCTCGCGGTGTCGGGGTGGCTCACGATGTGTGCGCGCCGCGAGGCGTGGCGGGTCGGCAAACAGCATCGGCGTGCCGATGCGACGGAGGCCGAGTCGCTCGAACCCCACCTTCCTGTCCACGAATCCGCCGAGCAGACCGCCGCACAGGACGACGAGACCCGTCGGCTCTGGACAGCGGTCGCCACGCTCAACGATCGATGCCAGCGTCTGCTGCGGATCGTCGCGTTCGAGGACCGCCCCGACTATGCCCGCATCGCCGAAGATCTCGCGATGCCCATCGGATCGATCGGACCGACCCGCCAGCGCTGCCTCGCAAAGCTCCGCGCCGTACTCGAGGGCGACGGATGGAGAGGTGACGACGATGGAAACTGA
- a CDS encoding aspartate aminotransferase family protein — protein sequence MTDTLATAAAYTDLSGDRRPLPDSDAEARVRADDRGHVFHSWSAQALIDPLPVAAGHGATFWDYSGNAYLDFSSQLVNLNLGHQHPDLVEAIQRQAGRLATIQPSMANDVRGELARRIAAVAGDGFEKVFFTNGGADANENAVRMARLVTGRRKVLSMYRSYHGNTTTAISLTGDPRRWPNEPGDGSTAKFFGPYPYRSAFHASSPEEETQRALEHLEQTIVLEGASTIAAVVIETIVGTNGVLVPPPGYLAGVRELCTRFGIVYIADEVMVGFGRVGEWFAFQAFDVQPDLITFAKGVNSGYVPLGGVVISDRIAAHFDTVSFPGGLTYSGHPLACAAGVATFEVFERDGILERVRDLGARVVEPRLNDMATRHASVGDVRGMGLFWAIELVRDRETREQLVPFNASGADAAPVVAVAAACKREGVWPFTHFNRVHVAPPLVITEDELVRGLDVIDRALSAADEFVGH from the coding sequence ATGACCGACACGCTCGCCACCGCCGCCGCGTACACCGACCTGTCCGGTGACCGCCGTCCGCTCCCCGACTCCGACGCCGAGGCGCGCGTGCGCGCGGACGACCGCGGTCACGTGTTCCACTCCTGGAGCGCGCAGGCGCTCATCGACCCGCTCCCCGTAGCGGCCGGCCACGGTGCGACGTTCTGGGACTACAGCGGCAACGCCTATCTCGATTTCAGCTCGCAGCTGGTGAACCTCAACCTCGGGCACCAGCATCCGGATCTCGTCGAGGCCATCCAGCGGCAGGCCGGCCGCCTCGCGACCATCCAGCCGTCCATGGCGAACGATGTGCGCGGCGAGCTCGCACGGCGCATCGCCGCGGTCGCGGGCGACGGCTTCGAGAAGGTGTTCTTCACGAACGGCGGCGCCGACGCGAACGAGAACGCCGTACGCATGGCGCGTCTCGTGACCGGTCGCCGCAAGGTGCTGTCGATGTACCGCAGCTACCACGGCAACACGACCACCGCGATCTCGCTGACCGGCGACCCGCGGCGCTGGCCGAACGAGCCGGGCGACGGCTCGACGGCGAAGTTCTTCGGGCCCTACCCTTACCGCTCGGCATTCCACGCGTCGAGCCCTGAGGAAGAGACGCAGCGCGCGCTCGAGCACCTCGAGCAGACCATCGTGCTCGAGGGCGCCTCGACGATCGCCGCCGTCGTCATCGAGACGATCGTCGGCACGAACGGCGTGCTGGTGCCGCCGCCCGGTTATCTCGCGGGCGTCCGCGAGCTGTGCACCCGGTTCGGCATCGTCTACATCGCCGACGAGGTGATGGTCGGCTTCGGCCGGGTGGGCGAGTGGTTCGCGTTCCAGGCCTTCGACGTGCAGCCCGACCTCATCACCTTCGCGAAGGGCGTGAACTCGGGCTACGTGCCGCTCGGCGGCGTTGTCATCTCGGATCGCATCGCGGCGCACTTCGACACCGTCTCGTTCCCCGGCGGACTCACGTACTCGGGGCACCCGCTGGCCTGCGCGGCGGGCGTGGCGACCTTCGAGGTCTTCGAGCGCGACGGCATCCTCGAGCGCGTCCGCGACCTCGGTGCGCGCGTGGTGGAGCCCCGCTTGAACGACATGGCGACGCGGCATGCGTCCGTCGGCGACGTGCGCGGCATGGGTCTCTTCTGGGCGATCGAGCTGGTCAGGGACCGCGAGACCCGCGAGCAGCTCGTCCCGTTCAACGCGAGCGGGGCGGATGCCGCACCCGTCGTCGCCGTCGCGGCGGCGTGCAAGCGCGAGGGCGTGTGGCCGTTCACCCACTTCAACCGCGTGCACGTCGCCCCGCCGCTCGTGATCACCGAGGACGAGCTGGTGCGCGGTCTCGATGTGATCGACCGCGCGCTGTCTGCCGCCGACGAGTTCGTGGGGCACTGA
- a CDS encoding transferase translates to MGKNYIDIENDQGETLRYRKHVNGRGLIAHGAKVHPSAVVEAGSYVEPGVQIAAGAHVGRGVWVESDAVIGPDAVIEPHAHIGPRAAIGPKAKIGVRTHVGHDARVAGGSLIGDDQTIADGERVATDQRGLRLAA, encoded by the coding sequence GTGGGCAAGAACTACATCGACATCGAGAACGACCAGGGCGAGACGCTGCGCTACCGCAAGCATGTCAACGGCCGTGGTCTGATCGCGCATGGAGCGAAGGTGCACCCGAGCGCCGTCGTCGAAGCGGGGTCGTATGTCGAACCGGGCGTGCAGATCGCGGCGGGCGCGCATGTCGGCCGCGGTGTGTGGGTCGAGTCGGATGCCGTGATCGGCCCCGACGCCGTGATCGAGCCGCACGCCCACATCGGTCCGCGCGCGGCGATCGGTCCTAAGGCGAAGATCGGCGTCCGCACCCACGTGGGACACGACGCCCGCGTCGCCGGAGGCTCGCTCATCGGCGACGACCAGACGATCGCCGACGGCGAGCGCGTCGCCACCGACCAGCGGGGACTCCGACTGGCGGCCTGA
- a CDS encoding thermonuclease family protein → MLRRVLLGILVLAIAGAAIWWLAGRDGSGESPGSTPGTAPTMPAIPADAFEMTVESVHDGDTLRARVAAPNAVVADLVSTRVRLLGIDTPEISSPPDCWGAEATAKLSALVPAGSTIWVMPDAEVHDQYGRTLLYVWTPDGRFVNGELVAQGDARVEVYSPNRTHEDLLRSLETTAAASGSGQWGACG, encoded by the coding sequence GTGCTCAGACGCGTCCTCCTCGGAATCCTCGTGCTCGCCATCGCGGGCGCGGCCATCTGGTGGTTGGCGGGGCGCGACGGATCGGGTGAGTCGCCCGGCTCGACCCCCGGCACAGCGCCGACCATGCCGGCGATCCCCGCTGACGCGTTCGAGATGACGGTCGAGAGCGTGCACGACGGCGATACCCTGCGCGCCCGTGTCGCAGCGCCGAACGCCGTCGTCGCCGATCTGGTGTCGACGCGGGTGCGCCTGCTCGGCATCGACACCCCCGAGATCTCGTCTCCGCCCGACTGCTGGGGCGCGGAGGCGACAGCGAAGCTCAGCGCACTCGTGCCCGCCGGATCGACGATCTGGGTGATGCCGGACGCCGAGGTGCACGACCAGTACGGCCGGACGCTGCTCTATGTCTGGACGCCCGACGGCCGCTTCGTCAACGGCGAGCTGGTCGCGCAGGGCGACGCCCGCGTCGAGGTCTACTCACCCAATCGCACTCACGAGGACCTGCTCCGGTCGCTCGAGACGACGGCCGCCGCGTCGGGGTCAGGCCAGTGGGGCGCGTGCGGCTGA
- a CDS encoding S8/S53 family peptidase encodes MPDSQDHNHTPRLTWRQREARRVRAALLDPDILPVGTGFAPTVYEPDVLLLTPTGKTVPRSLDKSPLAAVAERLGWTVEIEDLENPEPQDGVGTRSAGSSKGAVAPGSRRRKGVARTRRVRIGVAPDPNTQQPLTRPDAARLLVEARRAGVTGIGLNHVLSTDSLDVNPFKGNPFKGNPFKGNPFKGNPFKGNPSGIEGYAYPGLGGRQPVTFIGGDLPEPKLPLEDRPVVAILDTGHGSHPWLDEAVIDPVAEYGGEIGIVDGQTDPDRYPSIGSPLDGVVDSAAGHGTFIAGIVLQACPEARILPVRIADGDGLILENDLIAALGRLVDIVEDTDGGGRIDVVNLSFSFYHETPERQSVESELYDLLARLRRAGTVVVCSAGNDATDRPAAPASMHHWDGADCGIEKEKEADLVPLVTVGALNPSRHTVALFSNIGAWVQTYVRGVSVLSIIPVDFEGGIQSDLRSDEYGHRRETLDLDDFRSGFAVWSGTSFAAPLVAGRIAQRLAEARAGSASAKSQPLVQHVSGIVQEVLDEQVAEKEDLSAIKPSD; translated from the coding sequence ATGCCTGATTCACAGGACCACAACCACACACCGAGATTGACTTGGCGGCAGCGAGAGGCGCGCCGTGTACGTGCTGCGCTTCTCGACCCCGACATCCTGCCGGTGGGGACCGGATTCGCTCCGACGGTCTACGAGCCCGACGTGCTCCTGCTCACACCGACGGGCAAGACTGTGCCGCGCAGTCTGGACAAGTCGCCCCTCGCCGCGGTAGCGGAGAGGCTCGGCTGGACCGTCGAGATCGAGGACCTCGAGAATCCCGAGCCGCAAGACGGCGTGGGGACCCGCTCGGCCGGGTCGTCGAAGGGCGCGGTTGCCCCCGGCTCCCGCCGACGCAAGGGCGTGGCGCGCACGAGGCGCGTACGCATCGGCGTCGCTCCCGACCCGAACACACAGCAGCCGCTCACCCGTCCCGATGCGGCCCGCCTGCTCGTTGAAGCTCGCCGCGCCGGGGTCACCGGCATCGGGCTCAACCACGTTCTCTCGACCGATTCGCTCGACGTGAATCCGTTCAAGGGCAACCCGTTCAAGGGCAATCCGTTCAAGGGCAACCCGTTCAAGGGCAATCCGTTCAAGGGCAACCCCTCAGGGATCGAGGGGTACGCCTATCCGGGCCTCGGGGGACGGCAGCCGGTGACATTCATCGGTGGAGACCTTCCCGAGCCGAAGCTTCCCCTCGAGGACCGGCCGGTGGTGGCGATCTTGGACACCGGACATGGCAGCCACCCGTGGCTCGACGAAGCCGTGATCGATCCGGTCGCAGAGTACGGCGGCGAGATCGGCATCGTCGACGGTCAAACGGACCCCGACCGATATCCGTCGATCGGCAGCCCCCTGGACGGCGTGGTCGACAGTGCTGCCGGGCACGGCACTTTCATCGCGGGCATCGTGCTGCAGGCGTGCCCGGAGGCCCGCATCCTTCCGGTCCGCATCGCAGATGGCGACGGGCTCATCCTGGAGAACGACCTGATCGCGGCGCTCGGCAGGCTCGTCGACATCGTGGAGGACACCGACGGCGGTGGCCGCATCGATGTCGTGAACCTCTCGTTCAGCTTCTACCACGAGACGCCCGAGCGGCAGTCCGTCGAGAGCGAGCTCTACGACCTGCTGGCGCGTCTGCGACGGGCCGGCACCGTGGTCGTGTGCTCAGCCGGCAACGACGCGACCGACCGGCCCGCCGCTCCTGCCTCGATGCACCACTGGGACGGTGCCGACTGCGGGATCGAGAAAGAGAAGGAAGCCGACCTGGTCCCGCTCGTGACCGTCGGTGCGCTCAACCCGTCCCGTCACACGGTGGCTCTGTTCTCGAACATCGGGGCATGGGTGCAGACCTATGTGCGCGGCGTGTCGGTGCTCTCGATCATCCCGGTCGACTTCGAGGGCGGAATCCAGTCGGACCTGCGCAGCGATGAGTACGGTCACCGGCGCGAGACGCTCGACCTCGACGACTTCCGGTCGGGGTTCGCCGTGTGGAGCGGCACCTCCTTCGCAGCGCCACTGGTGGCCGGCCGCATCGCGCAGCGGCTGGCGGAAGCGCGCGCGGGCTCGGCATCGGCGAAGTCCCAGCCGCTCGTCCAGCACGTGAGCGGGATCGTCCAGGAAGTGCTCGACGAACAGGTGGCGGAGAAGGAGGATCTGTCGGCGATCAAGCCGTCCGACTAG
- a CDS encoding GMP synthase produces MTTAPLLYVCVRPQVGAAAAEYESFRAAMHLDESRLARHDLVREPLPTDAFERYAGFLIGGSPFNVTDPESTKHDAQRRLEAELARIAEHTASGMGPAALFTCYGIGIATRTLGGIVSRAFPEDTGPVTVELGDAARTDPVFGGLAERFTALTAHKEGTEELPHGAVLLASNDGCPVQAYRVGDRLYATQFHPEPTTKAFTERMAVYRDDGYFDSADYDAIAGRVLAASVTEPARLLRAFADRFSSV; encoded by the coding sequence ATGACGACCGCGCCGCTGCTCTATGTCTGCGTGCGACCGCAGGTGGGCGCGGCGGCCGCCGAGTACGAGTCGTTCCGCGCGGCGATGCACCTCGACGAGAGCCGGCTCGCACGTCACGACCTCGTCCGCGAACCGCTGCCGACCGACGCCTTCGAGCGGTACGCGGGCTTTCTCATCGGCGGAAGCCCCTTCAACGTCACCGACCCGGAGTCGACGAAGCACGACGCGCAGCGCCGCCTCGAGGCAGAACTCGCGCGCATCGCCGAGCACACCGCCTCGGGCATGGGACCTGCCGCGCTCTTCACCTGTTACGGCATCGGCATCGCGACGCGCACCCTCGGCGGCATCGTGAGCCGGGCCTTCCCGGAAGACACCGGGCCCGTCACCGTCGAGCTCGGCGACGCCGCCCGCACCGACCCGGTGTTCGGCGGCCTCGCCGAGCGCTTCACGGCGCTCACCGCCCACAAGGAGGGCACGGAGGAACTGCCCCACGGAGCGGTGCTGCTGGCATCGAACGACGGATGCCCCGTCCAGGCGTACCGCGTCGGCGATCGCCTCTACGCGACCCAGTTCCACCCCGAGCCGACCACGAAGGCGTTCACGGAGCGCATGGCCGTGTACCGGGACGACGGCTACTTCGACTCTGCGGACTACGACGCCATCGCCGGACGCGTGCTCGCGGCATCCGTCACGGAGCCTGCCCGCCTGCTGCGCGCGTTCGCCGACCGATTCTCGTCGGTCTGA
- a CDS encoding CoA-acylating methylmalonate-semialdehyde dehydrogenase — MSIAESAVAPATTDADVRMISHWIDGAERASSSGRTAPVYNPATGSVSARVALADQAEIDAAIASAVRGYQVWSQFSIARRQSVLFAFRELLNARKRELAEIITAEHGKVVSDAMGEILRGQEVVELATGFPHFIKGAFSENASSGIDVYSLKQPLGVVGIISPFNFPAMVPMWFFPIAIAAGNAVVLKPSEKDPSAALWLAALWREAGLPDGVFTVLQGDKLAVDGLLESPDVQSISFVGSTPIAQYIYETASKHGKRVQALGGAKNHMLVLPDADLDLVADQAVNAGYGAAGERCMAISVVLAVEPVADDLIAKIQERIAKLRIGNGAGVDGVEPDMGPLITDVHRDKVASYVDIAEADGAKIVVDGRGFTVEGHEDGFFFGPTLIDDIPTTSRAYQEEIFGPVLSVVRVASYDEGLELINSGQFGNGTAIFTNDGGAARRFQNEVQVGMIGINVPIPVPVAYHSFGGWKQSLFGDAKAYGVHGFDFFTREKAITSRWLDPATRTQSSHTGINLGFPQNN; from the coding sequence ATGAGCATTGCCGAGAGCGCCGTCGCCCCCGCGACCACGGACGCCGATGTGCGGATGATCTCGCACTGGATCGACGGTGCCGAGCGGGCCTCGTCGTCCGGCCGCACCGCCCCGGTGTACAACCCGGCGACCGGCAGCGTGTCGGCCCGGGTCGCTCTCGCCGACCAGGCCGAGATCGACGCGGCGATCGCGTCGGCCGTCCGCGGATACCAGGTGTGGTCGCAGTTCTCGATCGCGCGTCGGCAGTCGGTGCTGTTCGCGTTCCGTGAGCTGCTGAACGCCCGCAAGCGCGAGCTGGCCGAGATCATCACGGCCGAGCACGGCAAGGTCGTCTCGGACGCCATGGGCGAGATCCTGCGCGGCCAGGAGGTCGTGGAGCTGGCGACCGGCTTCCCGCACTTCATCAAGGGCGCGTTCAGCGAGAACGCCTCGAGCGGCATCGACGTGTACTCGCTGAAGCAGCCGCTCGGGGTCGTCGGCATCATCAGCCCGTTCAACTTCCCGGCGATGGTGCCGATGTGGTTCTTCCCGATCGCGATCGCCGCCGGCAACGCCGTCGTGCTCAAGCCCTCCGAGAAGGACCCCTCGGCGGCGCTGTGGCTGGCGGCGCTCTGGCGGGAGGCGGGCCTGCCGGATGGGGTGTTCACGGTGCTGCAGGGCGACAAGCTCGCGGTCGACGGACTGCTGGAGAGCCCGGACGTGCAGTCTATCTCGTTCGTCGGCTCGACGCCGATCGCCCAGTACATCTACGAGACGGCCTCGAAGCACGGCAAGCGGGTGCAGGCGCTGGGCGGCGCGAAGAACCACATGCTGGTGCTGCCGGATGCCGATCTCGACCTGGTCGCCGACCAGGCCGTCAACGCCGGCTACGGCGCGGCGGGGGAACGCTGCATGGCGATCTCAGTGGTGCTGGCCGTCGAGCCGGTCGCCGACGACCTCATCGCGAAGATCCAGGAGCGGATCGCGAAACTGCGCATCGGCAACGGTGCCGGCGTCGACGGCGTCGAGCCCGACATGGGCCCGCTGATCACCGACGTGCACCGCGACAAGGTCGCGAGCTACGTCGACATCGCCGAGGCCGACGGCGCGAAGATCGTCGTCGACGGCCGGGGCTTCACCGTCGAGGGGCACGAGGACGGGTTCTTCTTCGGCCCCACGCTCATCGACGACATCCCCACCACCAGCCGCGCCTACCAGGAGGAGATCTTCGGACCGGTCCTCTCCGTCGTCCGGGTGGCCTCGTACGACGAGGGTCTCGAGCTGATCAACTCGGGTCAGTTCGGCAACGGCACCGCGATCTTCACCAACGACGGCGGAGCGGCCCGCCGCTTCCAGAACGAGGTGCAGGTCGGCATGATCGGCATCAATGTGCCCATCCCGGTTCCCGTCGCCTACCACTCCTTCGGCGGCTGGAAGCAGTCGCTGTTCGGCGACGCCAAGGCATACGGCGTGCACGGCTTCGACTTCTTCACCCGCGAGAAGGCCATCACCAGCCGCTGGCTCGACCCCGCCACGCGCACCCAGTCCAGCCACACCGGCATCAACCTCGGCTTCCCCCAGAACAACTGA